A window from Pseudomonas sp. MRSN 12121 encodes these proteins:
- a CDS encoding methyl-accepting chemotaxis protein: MGAWLSNISLKYKFWAVNAVAFVTTLLLVLYAVQLEQQARSQAAQNTARAQADLLAAWPTGQALPNAGPLLSFAAGQIPSLDQRPLPELSHATGWVALNEMPLFGDNPLIGAHVLSRPEGQQLAVLAHAPSLSQVFSERFRQYAVAVFILMLAMLGASQLLIRFLLSQLNTLKDVMLHVEKTGDLSARVPLSCTDEVGQMAGAFNAMQAGYQRVVNTVANTARQLDIGAARLASSMNDVRHGMLGQQSETDQAATAINEMSATVYHIAQHAGATRDRSQAADTLAGSGQEVVSRVQKSISGLSTGVQQTAEMIQRLAEDSQKINGVVNVIHSIAEQTNLLALNAAIEAARAGEMGRGFAVVADEVRNLAKRVQTSTDEITRMVAALQAGTRDAVDFMQESSFKADDCVQQAQEAGAALAEITAAVAQMRESNTQIAVAAEQQSQVAEEMNRAVVSIRDVTENTVQQTVDSATTSNELATLAGELSKAIGQLKL, translated from the coding sequence ATGGGTGCCTGGCTCAGCAATATCTCACTGAAGTACAAGTTCTGGGCGGTCAATGCTGTCGCCTTCGTCACTACCCTGCTACTGGTTCTGTACGCCGTCCAACTGGAACAGCAAGCCCGTAGCCAAGCCGCACAAAATACCGCCCGGGCCCAGGCAGATCTGCTCGCCGCATGGCCCACGGGGCAGGCGCTGCCCAACGCCGGGCCTCTCTTGAGCTTTGCCGCCGGACAGATCCCCAGCCTTGACCAACGCCCGTTGCCGGAGCTTAGCCATGCCACGGGCTGGGTAGCACTCAATGAAATGCCCCTGTTTGGCGACAACCCGCTGATCGGCGCACATGTGCTGTCTCGACCCGAGGGCCAGCAACTGGCGGTGCTTGCCCACGCCCCGAGCCTGAGCCAGGTCTTCAGCGAACGCTTCCGCCAATATGCGGTGGCCGTATTCATCCTGATGCTGGCCATGCTCGGCGCTTCGCAACTGCTGATCCGCTTTCTGCTCAGCCAGTTGAACACCCTCAAGGATGTGATGCTGCATGTGGAAAAGACCGGTGATCTTTCGGCGCGCGTGCCGCTGTCGTGCACCGATGAGGTCGGCCAGATGGCCGGTGCCTTCAACGCCATGCAGGCCGGCTATCAGCGCGTGGTCAACACGGTCGCCAATACCGCCCGGCAGCTGGATATCGGCGCCGCTCGCCTGGCTTCGAGCATGAACGATGTACGTCACGGCATGCTGGGCCAGCAAAGCGAAACCGACCAGGCCGCAACCGCGATCAACGAAATGTCCGCCACTGTCTATCACATCGCCCAGCACGCCGGCGCGACCCGGGACCGCTCCCAGGCCGCCGACACACTCGCCGGCAGCGGCCAGGAGGTGGTGAGCCGCGTGCAGAAGTCGATCTCCGGACTCTCTACCGGCGTGCAGCAGACCGCGGAGATGATCCAGCGCCTGGCCGAGGACAGCCAGAAGATCAATGGTGTGGTCAATGTGATCCATAGCATCGCCGAGCAGACCAACCTGCTGGCGCTCAATGCCGCGATCGAAGCGGCACGGGCTGGCGAGATGGGGCGCGGGTTCGCCGTGGTCGCCGACGAGGTCCGCAACCTGGCCAAGCGGGTCCAGACCTCCACGGATGAAATCACCCGGATGGTCGCAGCCTTGCAGGCCGGTACCCGCGACGCGGTGGATTTCATGCAGGAAAGCTCGTTCAAGGCCGACGACTGTGTGCAACAGGCTCAGGAAGCCGGCGCAGCCCTGGCGGAAATCACCGCCGCCGTGGCGCAGATGCGTGAGAGCAATACGCAGATCGCCGTGGCGGCCGAGCAGCAGAGCCAGGTGGCGGAAGAAATGAATCGGGCGGTGGTGAGCATCCGCGACGTCACGGAAAATACCGTGCAGCAGACCGTCGACTCCGCCACTACCAGCAACGAACTGGCGACCCTGGCCGGAGAGTTGAGCAAGGCGATCGGCCAACTCAAGCTCTGA